The Anabaena sp. WA102 genome contains a region encoding:
- a CDS encoding ester cyclase: MNNLTNKEVVKRFFEIYNTQDYEAAYKYIVPNYIDHGLPQVRSVEDAIEILKLTHKSFPDIKVIIDDLIEENDKVVFRGCFTATHLGEFLGIPSSGAKIKFEALEIFKVENQKITESWGYWPLSEIVNQIQVSQKL, encoded by the coding sequence ATGAATAATCTGACTAATAAAGAAGTTGTGAAACGCTTTTTTGAAATCTATAACACTCAAGATTACGAAGCTGCATACAAGTATATTGTTCCAAATTATATAGATCATGGGCTACCTCAAGTGCGAAGCGTAGAGGATGCGATTGAGATTTTGAAGCTGACTCATAAAAGCTTTCCAGATATTAAAGTAATTATTGATGATCTAATTGAAGAAAATGACAAAGTGGTGTTTCGAGGTTGCTTTACAGCTACGCACCTGGGCGAATTTCTTGGTATACCTTCCAGTGGAGCAAAGATAAAATTTGAAGCGTTGGAAATATTCAAGGTTGAAAATCAGAAGATTACAGAATCTTGGGGATACTGGCCGCTTTCAGAAATTGTGAATCAAATTCAGGTTTCACAAAAGCTTTAG
- the gntT gene encoding guanitoxin biosynthesis MATE family efflux transporter GntT, with amino-acid sequence MNTKIFSQYDFLYRFLKMAALNVASNIMIPLAGIMSAAFLGHLSNISYLAGVSLGGLVFDFLYHSCFFIKSGTTAITSQAVGRDDREAILLTGLQNTLIALALGLLMLLLQYPLGKLGFMLLNATPDVELAGIAYFNSRIWGAPAALVNLVLIGWFLGREQNRNVLLLTIVGNGSNVALNYLFIILWDWASMGAGISQAMSQYITLFVGFVMISREVTLKEVGALTGKLLNLSGFQTSFVLNRNLSVRFIVIVSIFVLFNAFSATLGTDVLAENILLLQIVGLSMYMCDGVEYATATFTGNFKGQGVTHKFVPLLQVGLVTNLVISLVIGLAAVFFPDPIFHIFTNHSELIEAIKIYIPWLVLVILGAGVTYILDGYLAGLGEGSAIRNTYLISGSLGLISLSLSTFYFHSNHFLWLALFMFMLSCAFTLGIQIYMTLPSKEQNEAVANSLPN; translated from the coding sequence ATGAATACAAAAATTTTTTCCCAATACGACTTTCTATATCGCTTTTTGAAGATGGCTGCTCTCAATGTAGCGTCAAACATTATGATACCTTTAGCGGGTATAATGAGCGCAGCTTTCCTGGGACACCTTTCAAACATTAGTTATTTAGCAGGGGTGTCATTAGGCGGTCTTGTGTTTGATTTTCTCTACCACAGTTGTTTCTTTATCAAGTCAGGAACAACTGCGATTACATCTCAAGCCGTCGGACGAGATGACCGAGAAGCAATACTTCTAACCGGACTACAAAATACTTTAATAGCTTTGGCATTGGGTCTGCTGATGCTACTGTTGCAATACCCTCTGGGGAAGCTAGGCTTTATGTTGTTGAACGCCACTCCAGATGTGGAACTTGCTGGCATTGCTTATTTTAATAGCCGGATTTGGGGAGCGCCTGCGGCTTTAGTCAACTTAGTCTTAATTGGATGGTTTCTTGGACGAGAACAAAATCGCAACGTTTTGTTACTCACTATTGTTGGAAATGGTTCTAATGTTGCCCTGAATTACCTTTTCATTATCCTTTGGGATTGGGCAAGCATGGGGGCAGGAATATCGCAAGCTATGAGCCAGTACATAACCTTATTTGTAGGGTTTGTGATGATTAGCCGTGAAGTTACCTTAAAAGAAGTAGGTGCTTTAACAGGAAAACTCCTAAATTTGTCTGGCTTCCAAACTTCTTTCGTTCTGAATCGCAATCTGTCTGTTAGGTTTATAGTTATCGTCTCTATTTTTGTCCTCTTCAATGCTTTTAGTGCAACACTGGGGACTGATGTTCTGGCTGAAAATATTTTACTTCTGCAAATAGTAGGATTAAGTATGTATATGTGCGATGGAGTGGAATATGCTACTGCAACTTTCACAGGTAACTTTAAAGGTCAAGGAGTAACACATAAATTTGTACCACTTTTGCAAGTTGGATTAGTAACTAACCTAGTAATTAGTTTAGTAATTGGGCTGGCTGCTGTCTTTTTTCCTGATCCTATATTTCATATATTCACCAACCATTCTGAATTGATAGAAGCAATTAAAATTTATATCCCTTGGTTAGTTCTTGTGATCCTAGGCGCGGGAGTTACCTATATTCTAGATGGATATCTTGCTGGCTTGGGTGAAGGATCTGCTATCCGCAATACGTACTTGATTAGTGGCTCACTAGGACTGATTTCTCTATCTTTATCAACATTTTATTTTCATAGTAATCATTTCTTATGGTTAGCTTTATTTATGTTTATGTTATCTTGCGCTTTTACTTTGGGAATACAGATATATATGACTTTGCCATCAAAAGAGCAAAATGAGGCTGTTGCCAACTCATTACCTAATTAA
- a CDS encoding DMT family transporter yields MLNFFSDSEAKNDLDKSFYAVTTPFLFLILGIFAISSTAIFIKLGLNELSVEAIIFDRLLIATITFVCGNLVSHLWKSPTDNDNDTISPTAKEANQINWIIVGLMILESITHLTGRYIYMWALQNTTAVNALTLSNFTPIFTFLVAWLFIGKQFDRRFLMGLAIAVGGSICLTLEDWLHSENQLFEIKAILGDGAALLSAMVYALAMLQMEKLLRYLPNITFLTWRCIISLILITPFVWIKGDSIFPSTTTGWLAILGLGLICEVIARSLITYSFKHFSSTFLTIFFLIEPFPVAFFAWIFVGEFLSPFNVMGFVLIAVGIYLAKTGKGSDRDND; encoded by the coding sequence ATGTTGAATTTTTTCAGTGATTCTGAAGCTAAGAATGACTTAGATAAGTCATTTTATGCAGTTACTACACCATTTTTATTTTTGATTCTTGGGATATTTGCTATATCTTCCACTGCTATTTTTATCAAACTTGGACTTAATGAACTAAGCGTAGAAGCTATAATTTTTGATCGTTTATTGATTGCTACAATCACATTTGTTTGTGGGAATTTAGTTTCACATCTTTGGAAATCTCCAACGGATAATGATAATGATACTATTTCTCCAACAGCAAAGGAAGCTAATCAAATAAATTGGATTATTGTCGGTTTGATGATACTAGAGAGTATCACTCATTTAACAGGACGCTATATATATATGTGGGCATTACAAAACACTACTGCGGTGAATGCCCTGACTTTATCCAACTTCACACCAATTTTCACATTCTTAGTGGCTTGGTTATTTATTGGTAAGCAGTTTGATCGCCGTTTTTTGATGGGATTAGCGATTGCTGTAGGAGGAAGCATTTGCTTAACCCTAGAAGATTGGTTACATTCAGAAAATCAATTATTTGAAATAAAGGCAATACTAGGAGATGGAGCAGCCTTATTGTCTGCTATGGTTTATGCTTTAGCTATGTTACAGATGGAAAAATTGCTAAGATATTTACCAAATATCACTTTTTTAACATGGCGTTGTATTATTAGTTTGATTTTGATTACACCATTTGTATGGATTAAAGGTGATTCAATTTTTCCTAGCACTACTACAGGATGGTTAGCAATTTTAGGTTTAGGATTAATTTGTGAAGTAATTGCCCGTAGTTTAATTACTTATAGTTTTAAACATTTTTCTTCTACTTTTTTGACTATCTTTTTTTTGATAGAACCTTTCCCAGTTGCTTTTTTTGCTTGGATTTTCGTAGGGGAATTTCTCTCACCATTCAATGTCATGGGATTTGTTCTAATTGCTGTGGGTATTTATTTAGCTAAAACTGGGAAAGGTTCTGATCGTGACAATGACTAA
- a CDS encoding class I SAM-dependent methyltransferase, which yields MESQMYQEMMEVEDKHWWFVARRSIIEQVIKKLNLPANAEIFEAGCGTGGNLAMLSHHGKVYGMELDETAQNFANDLKIGEIQPGFLPNNIPFPEQKFDLIVLLDVLEHLEEDTASLQALSAKLKPSGWLLITVPAYPWLWSKHDELLHHQRRYLLNNLRQIVGSADYNINFASYFNSVLFPVIAVALLLQKLFNKGGNEQNIPPKLINQILTFLFGIERYLIGRLSIPFGVSILLLARKNEIVSVGCVN from the coding sequence ATGGAATCTCAAATGTATCAGGAAATGATGGAAGTCGAAGACAAACATTGGTGGTTTGTGGCCCGACGATCAATCATTGAGCAAGTTATTAAAAAGTTGAATTTACCCGCAAATGCAGAAATATTTGAAGCGGGTTGTGGAACTGGAGGTAACTTAGCTATGCTTAGTCATCATGGAAAAGTCTATGGTATGGAGTTAGATGAAACAGCACAAAATTTTGCTAATGACCTGAAAATAGGAGAAATTCAGCCCGGTTTTTTACCAAATAATATTCCATTTCCTGAACAAAAGTTCGACCTCATAGTATTATTAGATGTCTTGGAACATCTGGAAGAAGATACTGCATCTTTGCAAGCTTTGTCTGCAAAACTGAAGCCGTCTGGATGGTTGTTAATTACTGTTCCTGCTTATCCTTGGCTTTGGTCTAAACATGATGAGCTTCTTCATCATCAACGGAGATATTTACTCAATAACTTGCGGCAAATTGTTGGTAGTGCTGACTATAATATAAATTTCGCCAGTTATTTTAATTCTGTATTATTTCCTGTAATTGCAGTTGCTCTCCTATTACAAAAACTATTTAATAAAGGAGGTAATGAACAAAATATACCACCGAAGTTAATTAATCAAATCTTAACCTTCCTGTTTGGAATTGAGCGTTATTTGATAGGACGTTTATCTATCCCCTTTGGTGTATCAATCTTACTCTTAGCGCGAAAAAATGAAATAGTATCTGTAGGGTGCGTTAATTAA
- a CDS encoding aldo/keto reductase family protein, translating to MKYRQLGNSELHVSEISLGSWGIYEGVEQQNVEASIHKAFDVGINLIDTSNSYAAGGAESFLGEVLQGIERSSYILATKVFFPMSPTDQGLSAVQIKKQIDASLKRLCTDYIDLYQCHRYDPNTPLEETMMALTEVVHQGKARYIGFSEWSPEQIQAAFNLADVEHFVSSQPQYSMLWREPEAEVFPLCATNGVGQIVWSPLAQGILTGKYQPGQAPPQDSRAANEKMNLFLLENLFSDRILTAVQKLKPIAQDLNLSMAQLALAWVLHSEYVSSAIIGASRPEQIVDNAAASGVQLNADVLAAIDQELASVCL from the coding sequence ATGAAATACAGACAATTGGGTAACAGCGAACTGCACGTTTCCGAAATCAGTCTCGGTTCCTGGGGTATTTATGAAGGTGTAGAACAGCAAAATGTAGAGGCTTCCATTCACAAAGCATTTGACGTTGGTATTAACTTGATTGACACTTCTAATTCTTACGCTGCCGGTGGCGCTGAGTCATTTTTGGGAGAAGTATTACAAGGAATTGAGCGATCTTCTTATATCTTAGCGACAAAAGTATTTTTTCCCATGTCACCTACTGATCAAGGACTTTCAGCAGTCCAGATCAAAAAACAAATTGATGCTTCCTTAAAGCGATTGTGTACCGATTATATTGACCTGTATCAATGCCATCGCTACGATCCGAATACACCTTTGGAGGAAACAATGATGGCACTCACTGAGGTAGTGCATCAGGGAAAAGCTCGTTACATCGGCTTTAGCGAGTGGAGTCCAGAGCAAATTCAAGCAGCATTCAATCTGGCTGATGTTGAACACTTTGTTTCCAGTCAGCCCCAGTATTCTATGCTTTGGCGCGAACCGGAAGCGGAAGTCTTTCCATTGTGTGCAACTAATGGTGTTGGTCAGATTGTTTGGTCGCCGTTAGCTCAAGGTATACTCACAGGTAAATACCAGCCGGGACAAGCTCCTCCTCAAGATTCTCGCGCTGCAAACGAAAAAATGAATTTGTTTTTGCTGGAGAATTTGTTTAGCGATCGCATTCTCACAGCAGTACAGAAACTGAAACCCATTGCCCAAGACTTAAATTTGAGTATGGCACAGTTAGCTCTGGCTTGGGTACTACACTCTGAATACGTATCTTCAGCAATTATCGGCGCTAGTCGTCCAGAACAAATTGTTGATAATGCTGCTGCATCAGGAGTGCAACTAAATGCCGATGTATTGGCAGCAATTGACCAAGAACTGGCATCTGTGTGTCTTTAG
- a CDS encoding GtrA family protein, which yields MLITQLRIVEESMEGNIFLEKIFKFLIGGGITTCFNLFLIFLLIDWWGWDTPVLHNIANAISIELSVLLSFFIYRIWIWTEGEWKIKEVLFKQLPLFHLAAGSAVVARIFFLFPVLDYLSIDHKINTLVGGLFGATINYIMSDRFVFKSDNDQQTELDLSALPELDASLDQTEN from the coding sequence ATGCTGATTACCCAATTACGAATTGTTGAGGAATCAATGGAAGGAAACATATTTTTAGAGAAAATTTTTAAATTTCTGATCGGTGGAGGTATCACAACCTGCTTTAACTTATTTTTAATTTTTTTGCTGATTGACTGGTGGGGATGGGATACTCCTGTACTACACAATATAGCCAATGCTATATCAATTGAACTCTCTGTGTTATTGAGTTTTTTCATTTATCGTATTTGGATATGGACAGAGGGGGAGTGGAAGATTAAAGAAGTTTTATTTAAGCAACTTCCCCTGTTTCATTTAGCGGCAGGAAGTGCAGTAGTTGCGCGAATTTTTTTTCTATTTCCCGTGTTAGACTATTTGAGTATTGATCATAAAATCAATACACTGGTTGGAGGTTTATTCGGTGCGACTATCAATTATATTATGAGCGATCGCTTTGTCTTTAAAAGTGACAATGATCAACAAACAGAACTTGATTTATCTGCTCTTCCAGAATTAGACGCATCTTTAGACCAAACAGAGAATTAA
- a CDS encoding glycosyltransferase family 2 protein: protein MITIEATATVTTDHKVKISVPANIPPGTHKMVLTIDEQLIGDNITISPDQACDQFRPPMESNLDCVELSIVVPLHNEEPNIDHLFERLSSVLNKLNITYEIICIDDGSRDNTVKSLINHHYQNPAIKIVSFSRNFGKEIALTAGINHSQGKAVIPIDADLQDPPELIEQLIDKWREGYDVVYAQRRLRLDDSWVKRLTAKGFYWTIAKVSPVDIPANVGDFRLLDRRVVEALKKIPERTRFMKGLFAWVGFKQYSILYDRQPRYQGESKWNYWKLWNFALDGITSFSLIPLKIWTYLGFVLSFLAFLYAAFLIILTMIKGITVPGYNSLMVVVLFLGGIQLIGLGIIGEYLGRVYEEAKQRPLYLVQEYHGFSHNPLDLECNQKS from the coding sequence ATGATAACAATTGAAGCCACTGCCACTGTAACAACAGACCATAAAGTAAAAATTTCAGTTCCCGCTAATATTCCTCCAGGGACACACAAAATGGTGCTAACTATTGATGAGCAATTAATAGGAGATAACATAACCATATCACCCGATCAAGCCTGTGATCAGTTTAGACCTCCAATGGAATCAAATTTAGATTGTGTAGAGTTGTCTATAGTAGTACCTCTTCACAATGAAGAGCCTAATATTGATCACTTATTTGAGCGTCTTTCTTCAGTTTTGAATAAGCTAAACATTACTTATGAGATTATTTGTATAGATGATGGCAGTAGGGACAATACTGTCAAGTCTTTGATCAATCACCACTATCAAAATCCAGCTATTAAAATAGTGAGTTTCTCCCGTAATTTTGGCAAGGAAATTGCGTTAACAGCAGGAATTAATCACTCACAGGGAAAAGCCGTTATTCCAATAGATGCGGATCTTCAAGACCCTCCAGAACTAATTGAGCAACTGATTGATAAGTGGCGCGAGGGTTATGATGTAGTTTATGCTCAACGTCGTTTACGGTTAGATGATAGTTGGGTCAAACGCTTAACAGCTAAAGGATTTTATTGGACTATAGCCAAGGTAAGTCCTGTGGATATTCCTGCAAATGTGGGTGATTTTAGATTATTAGATCGACGAGTTGTAGAAGCACTCAAAAAAATTCCTGAACGAACTCGTTTCATGAAAGGTTTATTTGCTTGGGTGGGTTTCAAACAATATTCAATCCTCTATGATCGCCAACCCCGTTATCAAGGAGAGAGCAAGTGGAATTATTGGAAACTTTGGAATTTTGCCCTTGATGGAATTACCTCTTTTAGCCTTATTCCCCTAAAAATTTGGACTTATTTGGGGTTCGTTCTCTCATTTTTGGCATTCTTGTATGCCGCCTTTTTGATTATTTTAACCATGATTAAAGGAATTACAGTACCAGGCTATAATTCCTTAATGGTCGTTGTCCTCTTTCTCGGTGGCATACAGTTGATAGGATTAGGGATAATTGGAGAATATTTAGGACGAGTTTATGAAGAAGCCAAGCAACGTCCACTATATTTGGTGCAAGAATATCACGGTTTTTCCCATAATCCCCTGGATCTGGAATGCAATCAAAAAAGTTGA
- a CDS encoding DegT/DnrJ/EryC1/StrS family aminotransferase, producing the protein MISQIEPWIDEKEFDEVKRVIDSTYLTESKITAEFEAGIQQLTQSKHSIATSNGTTALYCGLKALDIGYGDEVIVPNLTFVASSNAVIMAGAKPVFCEVKKDTLCIDVEAAAALVTERTKAIMPVHLYGQSADMVAVKEFALEYNLKIIEDAAQGIGVKFKGEHVGLQSDVSAISFYGNKTITCGEGGIILTQSDTIAQACRRLKNHGRDRRGTFVHEHIGFNFSITELQSAIGVAQLKKLPEIIRRKQEICDIYNQGLGDISQLQILPIDERCEPVYWFTSYYAQNRAELETFLLSNDIQTRRFFCPLHMQPCYKDLVDPNLEYPISEKAYEQGISLPSAYGLKPEDQAYVIEKIREFYLG; encoded by the coding sequence ATGATTTCTCAAATTGAACCTTGGATTGATGAAAAAGAGTTCGATGAAGTTAAGCGCGTAATTGACTCGACATATCTCACGGAAAGTAAAATCACTGCTGAATTTGAAGCAGGAATACAACAATTAACGCAATCTAAACATAGTATTGCTACTTCCAATGGAACTACAGCTTTGTACTGTGGATTAAAAGCATTAGATATTGGTTATGGTGATGAAGTAATTGTCCCAAATCTTACATTTGTCGCTTCATCCAATGCTGTAATTATGGCTGGAGCTAAACCTGTTTTTTGTGAAGTCAAAAAAGACACGCTTTGTATTGATGTTGAGGCAGCAGCAGCATTAGTGACAGAGCGCACTAAGGCAATAATGCCAGTCCATTTATACGGGCAAAGTGCTGACATGGTTGCAGTAAAAGAATTTGCTCTTGAGTATAATCTGAAAATAATTGAAGACGCTGCTCAAGGAATTGGCGTTAAATTCAAGGGAGAACACGTAGGATTACAAAGTGACGTAAGTGCTATTTCATTTTATGGTAATAAAACCATTACTTGTGGTGAGGGAGGAATAATACTCACTCAAAGCGACACCATTGCCCAAGCTTGTCGGCGGTTAAAAAATCACGGACGCGATCGCAGAGGCACATTTGTACACGAACATATAGGTTTTAACTTTTCTATTACCGAACTACAATCAGCAATTGGTGTGGCACAACTCAAGAAACTGCCAGAAATTATTCGCCGCAAGCAGGAAATCTGTGACATTTACAATCAAGGATTAGGAGATATCTCTCAACTACAAATACTACCAATAGATGAACGCTGTGAACCTGTATATTGGTTTACTTCATATTATGCCCAAAATCGAGCCGAATTAGAAACCTTCTTGTTGAGTAACGATATTCAAACAAGGCGCTTTTTCTGTCCTCTTCATATGCAGCCTTGCTACAAAGATTTAGTTGACCCCAATCTTGAATATCCTATCAGTGAGAAGGCTTATGAACAAGGAATTTCATTACCATCAGCTTATGGATTAAAGCCAGAAGATCAAGCTTATGTTATTGAGAAAATCCGTGAGTTTTATTTAGGGTAA